In Sulfoacidibacillus ferrooxidans, a genomic segment contains:
- the cas2 gene encoding CRISPR-associated endonuclease Cas2: protein MLILITYDVSTTSAEGKKRLQKVSKKCLDYGQRVQNSVFECILDSTQLRQIKYQLENIINKETDSLRFYNLGDKYKSKVEHIGARESYDSEGTLFL, encoded by the coding sequence ATGTTGATCTTAATAACATATGATGTGAGTACAACCAGCGCAGAAGGTAAGAAGAGGTTACAAAAAGTATCAAAAAAATGTTTGGATTATGGTCAAAGAGTTCAAAATTCAGTTTTTGAATGTATTCTTGATTCTACTCAATTAAGACAAATAAAATATCAATTAGAAAATATAATTAATAAAGAAACGGATAGTCTTCGTTTTTATAATTTAGGAGATAAATACAAATCAAAAGTTGAACATATTGGAGCTAGAGAATCTTACGATTCAGAAGGAACACTCTTCCTTTAA
- the cas1c gene encoding type I-C CRISPR-associated endonuclease Cas1c: MKKLLNTLFVSTPDVYVSLDGENIVVKKDSESLGRYPLHNLESICIFGYAGISPAFMGACVDRNIAITFITKNGRYLARVIGETRGNVVLRKEQYRISDDERRSALVSRNFIIGKIYNSKWILERATRDYPLRLDVEKIKAVSISLSQSMRAVRTVEELDTLRGVEGNAAVQYNSVFNDLILQQKDHFFFNGRNKRPPLDNVNALLSFTYTLLSNDMKSALEAVGLDAYVGFLHRDRPGRASLALDMMEELRSVYADRFVISLINKKVINHKGFYKKENGAVIMDDDTRKKVITAWQERKQEKIHHPFLDEKISWGLVPYAQALLLARFIRGDLDEYPPFFWK; the protein is encoded by the coding sequence ATGAAAAAGCTATTGAATACATTATTCGTATCGACTCCGGATGTGTATGTATCACTTGACGGTGAGAATATTGTTGTAAAAAAAGACAGTGAAAGCTTAGGAAGATATCCTCTTCATAATTTAGAATCTATATGTATATTTGGTTATGCAGGAATAAGTCCTGCATTTATGGGAGCATGTGTAGACCGCAATATCGCTATCACATTTATAACAAAAAACGGAAGATATCTAGCGAGAGTCATCGGAGAAACAAGAGGTAATGTTGTATTACGAAAAGAGCAATATCGTATTTCTGATGATGAAAGAAGGAGCGCACTTGTTTCAAGAAATTTTATTATTGGTAAAATTTATAACAGCAAATGGATTTTAGAACGTGCAACAAGGGATTATCCACTTCGACTAGATGTTGAGAAAATTAAAGCAGTGTCTATATCTTTATCCCAATCAATGAGAGCAGTTCGAACGGTGGAAGAATTAGATACTTTACGAGGTGTGGAAGGGAATGCTGCGGTTCAGTATAATTCGGTTTTTAATGATTTAATATTGCAACAAAAAGATCATTTTTTCTTTAATGGAAGAAACAAACGACCCCCATTAGATAATGTAAATGCATTATTATCTTTTACGTATACATTATTATCCAACGATATGAAATCGGCCTTAGAAGCAGTGGGGTTGGATGCATATGTAGGATTTTTACATCGTGATCGTCCCGGTAGGGCATCATTAGCACTAGACATGATGGAAGAATTAAGAAGTGTTTATGCAGACCGATTTGTGATTTCATTAATTAATAAAAAGGTTATAAATCATAAAGGTTTTTATAAAAAGGAAAATGGTGCAGTCATCATGGATGATGATACCAGAAAAAAAGTAATAACAGCCTGGCAGGAAAGAAAGCAAGAGAAAATTCATCATCCCTTTCTGGATGAAAAGATTTCTTGGGGACTTGTTCCATATGCACAAGCTTTATTGTTAGCTAGATTTATTAGAGGAGATTTAGATGAGTATCCCCCGTTTTTTTGGAAGTAG